From Thermodesulfobacteriota bacterium, the proteins below share one genomic window:
- the mobB gene encoding molybdopterin-guanine dinucleotide biosynthesis protein B: MVPAVSFVARSNTGKTTLLEKVIAELTARGLAVGAIKHDAHRFEIDHPGKDSYRLTQAGAATMLITSPARLALVKRHAVTPPLAELLAHYFSDMDLVLVEGFKRLDLPKIEVHRRERGGDLLCRGAAPDPHLLAVASDEPLGVDVPVFGLDEVGPLCDFLIARLLAAAPPEPPGR; the protein is encoded by the coding sequence ATGGTGCCTGCCGTCTCGTTTGTGGCCCGCTCCAACACAGGCAAGACCACCCTGCTGGAGAAGGTGATCGCCGAGCTTACGGCCCGGGGCCTGGCGGTGGGCGCCATCAAGCACGATGCCCACCGGTTCGAGATCGATCACCCTGGCAAGGACAGTTATCGGCTGACCCAGGCCGGGGCCGCCACCATGCTCATCACCTCCCCGGCCAGGCTGGCCCTGGTGAAGCGCCATGCCGTGACCCCGCCCCTGGCCGAGCTTCTGGCCCACTATTTTTCTGACATGGATCTGGTCCTGGTGGAGGGCTTCAAGAGACTGGATCTGCCCAAGATCGAGGTCCATCGCCGCGAGCGGGGTGGGGATCTGCTGTGCCGGGGCGCGGCTCCCGACCCGCACCTGCTGGCGGTGGCGTCCGACGAGCCCCTGGGGGTGGACGTGCCGGTCTTTGGTCTCGACGAGGTCGGCCCGCTGTGCGATTTCCTGATCGCCCGCCTGCTGGCCGCTGCTCCCCCGGAGCCCCCTGGCCGGTGA